In Haliscomenobacter hydrossis DSM 1100, the DNA window TTTTTGCCAATGCAGGGGTACAATCGGTACTCTACCTGGCCTCTATTTTTGCAGAAAAAGAATTGCATTTTGATACGTCGAGCCTAATCATTCTGATTTTGATTTTGCAGATTGTGGGTATTGGGGGAGCATTTTTCTTCGCCTGGGTATCGAGCAAAAAAGGAAATAAATTTGCCTTGATCACGATGATGATCATGTGGACCCTGATTTGTGTTGGAGGCTATATCGTCAAAACGGGTTTGGATTTTTATTTTCTGGCCGCAGGGGTGGGTCTGGTCATGGGAGGCATGCAATCCCTGGCGCGGGCGACCTATGCCAAGTTGTTGCCCGAAAATACGCCAGATACCGCGTCTTATTTCAGTTTTTACGACATTCTGGATAAACTCTCCACCGTGATGGGCACCTTCCTTTTTGGGTTGATTACCCAACTTAGTGGAGGCATGCGCAATTCGGTGCTTTTCCTGGCGGTGTTTTTTATCATCAGTTTGATCATCATGCGGCGGGTGCAGGTCACGCGGGATGTTGCTTAATTGGAAATAATATCTGTATTACTCGTTGCGCTTTTTTTATTTTTGCAGCTTGTTTTTAACATCCAAGACAAATGAGCACGCTGCAACAAACGATTGAACAAGCATGGGAGGACCGCAGCCTCCTGGCACAACCCGCAGTCAAAGACGCGGTATTTCAGGTAATAGAACTCCTGGATAAAGGAGAACTCCGCGTTGCCGAACCAACTGCGGACGGCAACTGGAAAGTCAACGACTGGGTTAAAAAAGGGGTCGTGATGTACTTCCCGCTGCGCCAAATGGAAACCATTGAGGTGGGGCCATTTGAGTTTCACGACAAAATTCCACTCAAAAAATCATACGCTGCACTAGGCGTTAGGGTTGTACCGCACGCCATTGCCCGTTACGGATCCTTCCTGGAAAAGGGGGTCATCCTCATGCCCAGCTATGTCAATATTGGCGCTTGGGTAGGCAGTGGTACCATGGTGGATACCTGGGCCACAGTAGGCTCTTGTGCCCAGATTGGCCGCAATGTACACCTCAGCGGAGGGGTTGGCATTGGTGGGGTTCTGGAACCGCTACAGGCTGCACCAACCATCATCGAAGATGATTGCTTCATTGGCTCACGCTGCATCGTGGTAGAGGGTGTAAGAATTGAAAAAGAATGTGTACTGGGGGCCAATGTGGTACTGACCAATAGTACCCATATCATCGACGTGAGTGGCCCGGAACCCATTACCTACCGGGGACGGGTACCCGCGCGCTCGGTGGTTATTCCTGGTTCTTACACTAAAGAATTCCCCGCCGGAACTTACCAGGTTCCCTGTGCGTTGATCATTGGCCAACGCAAGGAAAGCACCGATAAAAAGGTGTCTTTGAATGACGCGTTGCGGGATTATAGTGTAGCCGTTTAAAATAAGGTTCGAGGGTTCGGAGGTTCGAGGGTTGGGTTCACTAGCCTCGACCCCCCGAACCCTCGAACCCCCGAACCCCCGAACCATGAAGTACTTAATCGCTGGACTCGGCAACATCGGTGCCGAGTACGAAAATACCCGCCACAACGTAGGTTTTTTGGTCGTAGATCAGCTGGCCAAAGATGCAGAAGCAACTTGGGAAAGCGAACATTGGGGGTCTATTGCCAAAATCAAACACAAAAGTCGAATCTTTGTGTTGCTCAAACCCTCTACCTACATGAACCGCAGCGGGAAGTCGGTCAATTATTGGTTACAAAAAGAAAAAATCCCGGTGGAAAACCTTCTGGTTATCCTGGACGACCTCAATCTGGAATTTGGCAAACAACGCCTTCGGGGCAAAGGTAGTGATGGCGGGCACAATGGGCTCAAGGACATCGATCAAGTGATTGGAAACAATTATGCCAGGCTACGGATTGGCATCGGTGATGATTTTCGCAAAGGACAACAAGTAGATTATGTATTGGGGGAGTGGTCGAAGGAAGAAAACGAACAGCTTCCCGATATCATCAAATATGCGGCTGACACCGCCAAAAGTTTTGGCGCAGTAGGGTTGGCGCATACGATGAATGCATTTAATAAGAAATAATCGGCCACAAAATCAAGAAGGCACTAAGCGCACATTCGATACTCTTAGTGCCTTCTTGGTTTTGCGGCCCTATAAAAGCCTTTCATTTTTCAACCCAACATCATTAATGCACTACACAAAAAACAAATGTGGCTGAAAGGAGAATGGTTTACTTGCCACCAGTTCCAACAAATCCACTGAACTTAGAATCCCCACTATTTTTTCCTGATCTTTGACCAACAAATGATGGATGCCGTTTTTTAGCATCAGGTTTGCTGCAGTAGCGGTTGAATCATCATTGTTGACATAACAAAGTTTGGTACTCATCACACTCATCACAGGTAAAGTCGAATCTTTTACATTGCGCAAATCAGTATCGGTGACGATGCCCATGATTTCGGCATCTGCTCCTTCGTCGGTAATGGGCACGGCTCCAACATCGTACTTGCTCATCAATTCTCTAAGCTTTCCTACAGTGGTTTCGACAGTGGCCATCACGACCGGACTGCTCATGAGTTGCTTAATGGTCTTCATGTGTGATATGGCTTTATTGTTTAGGAATATGAATTCGAAACTAAGGTTCATTATTTACCATACCGATGTACTGACTTTCGTCATGACCACAAGATGATTTTGGTCAAAACGGAAAGAAGGCCGATCTTTTATAGTTTATCATTAGCGCACTAAGAGAGGAAATTTCAAACTTTCTCAATTTAAGGGTGTTAGGGCATTAATGCAATAGGTATATGGAGAAAAAAATAATAATTGTAGGTGCTGGGGTAGCGGGACTCGTTGCGGCTCGGCATTGTGAGGAAGCGGGTTTTCATCCCACGATCATTGATGCCGAGGAAAGGGTTGGTGGTCGGGTTAAAACCGATCAGCTCGAAGGTTTTTTGTTGGATCGTGGTTTTCAGGTTTTGCTCACCGAGTACCAAGAAGTTCAGCGGTATCTGGATATTCCAGCATTAAATTTGCAACGGTTTCAACCCGGAGCCGTGATTTTTTCGGCAGGTCGGTCTTTTCAATTCAAAGATCCCCTGCGCGATCCCCGTCAATTGTGGTCGGCTTTGGTTTCCCCGATTGGTTCCCTGGTCGATAAATTCAGGGTTTGGCGCTTGGCACAGAAGCTAAAAAACACCTCCCCTGAAAAAATATTTGCGCAAAACAGTGCCTCAACCCTCATATTTTTACAAAAATTCGGGTTCAGCAGCCGCATCATCGAGCAATTTTTCCGGCCTTTTTTTGCGGGTATTTTTTTGGAAAATGAACTGAGTACACCCGCCAGCATGTTTCGCTTTGTGTTCAAAATGTTTGGCCAGGGATATGCTGCAATTCCCGCCAAAGGGATGGAGGAAGTGTGCAAACAACTTAAAGCTGCTCTGACCAAAACCACCTTTCGATTCAATACGCGGGTAAGCCAAATTCTGGAAGATCACTTATTGACCAGCTCAGGAGAGCGCTTGGATTTCGATACCATCATTGTCGCTACGGCTTCGGAAGCACTAATTCCTGGCTTGCAGGGGCAAAAGCAGGCCTATCACGGGACTTATAACCTTTACTTTTCCGCCAATTTTAGCCCCCTTCAGGCACCTTTGATTGCCTTGGTAGCCGATGCAGACAACCCCATCAATAGTTTTTGTGTGCCCAGTGACGTATCAGCGGATTATGCCCCGGCTGGGCAAACCCTGGTATCCGTAACCTTAAAGGCCAATACTATGGCCAGTCCTGCAACGGTTGCTGCGGCCCTCGTGACTTTGGTGAAACGGCCTGATTTGGAATTGACGCATTTGGCAAGCTATCATATTCCGCAAGCTTTGCCCATTGTAGAGGCATTGCGGTACGATATTCCCAGCACCCAATATGCACTAACGGATCGCATCATCCTGGCTGGCGATCAACTATTGAATCCTTCTCTGGATGCAGCAATGCGCAGTGGAAGGTCTGCTGCTAATTTGCTGATTTGGTGATGTGCTAATGTGCTAATGTGCTGATTTGCTAATGAGATGATTAACACATCGCCTCCGTCAGCACATTAACCCATCACCAAATCAGCACATTAAATAATCATTCCCGCAGCCACCGTTTCATTGGTATGCTCATCCACCAGGATGATGCTACCGGTAATGCGGTTGCGGCGGTACGAATCAAAAAACAGGGGTTTGGTCGTGCGCAGTACCACCCGCGCAATATCATTCATCCGAATGGTAGTGTCATCTACATCTCGGTGTAGCGTATTGATATCCAATCGATAACGAATATCTTTAACAATGCAACGCGCCTCCTGAGTGGTATGCAGGATGGCATATTTACCATTGAGCTGGAGCGGGCGTTCATTGAACCAACAAATCATCACCTCCAGGTCCTGGCTTACATTCGGCTGGTTATGGGTGCGCACAATCATGTCCCCACGACTCAAATCGTAGTCGTCTTCCAAAAGTACGGTCACCGACATGGGAGGAAAAGCCTCGGCAAGTTCCCCGCCGTGTGAATCGATTTTGGCAATTTTGGTCGTAAATCCAGAAGGCAAAAGGGTCACTTCATCCCCTTTTTTCAAAATCCCTCCAGCCACCCGGCCAGCGTAGCCGCGGTAGTCGTGGAATTCGTCATTGTTGGGGCGAATCACGAATTGTACCGGAAAACGGGCGTCGATGAAATTGTGGTCGCTGCCGATGTGTACATTCTCCAGCGTATACAGCAGGGTGCCTCCACCGTACCAGGGGGTGTTTTCAGAGCGGGTAACGATGTTGTCGCCTTTCAAGGCTGAAATCGGAATAAAGCTCACATCCTTGACATCCAGCTTATAGGAGAATTTTTCAAACTCCTCTTTGATGGTGGTGTACACTTCTTCGCTGAAATCCACCAAGTCCATCTTGTTGATACAGATCACCAGGTGGGGAATCTGCAACAAAGACGCGATGAAAGCATGTCTCCGGGTTTGTTCCACAATCCCCGTACGGGCATCCACCAGAATCAGGGCAACGTTGGCAGTAGAAGCGCCCGTCACCATGTTGCGGGTATACTGGGTATGCCCAGGCGTATCGGCAATGATGAATTTGCGCTTGGGGGTAGAAAAGTAGCGGTAAGCCACATCAATGGTAATGCCCTGCTCACGTTCGGCCTTTAAGCCATCAGTGAGTAGCGCAAGATTGACCCCTTCTTCTCCCCGGCGTTCGCTGGCTTTTTGAACGGCTTCGAGTTGGTCTTCAAAAATTGACTTTGAGTCGTATAACAAACGCCCAATGAGCGTACTTTTTCCGTCGTCTACATTACCCGCCGTTGTAAAGCGCAGCAACTCAGAATGTTTGTAATCCATGATATATAGTTGAGGAAGTTTAGGAGGTTAAGGAGGTTGAGAAAGTTTGGCCTACAGCAGCCTAAACTTTCTCAACCTCCTCAACCTTCTAAACTTTACTTAAAAATAACCTTGTTTCTTCCGATCTTCCATGGCAGTTTCCGAACGTTTGTCGTCGGCCCGGGTGCCCCGTTCGGTTACCCGTGATGCAGCAATCTCATCGATTACATCATCAATGGTGCCGGCGGTAGATTTTACGGCTCCGGTACAGGTGATGTCACCGATGGTACGGAAGCGTACCGTCGTTTCAAATGGTATCTCGGTGGGACGGCGTTGAATGACCTCGGAAGCCGCAAGGAGCATGCCATCGCGTTCGAATACTTCGCGCTGGTGAGCAAAATATAGACTTGGCAAATTTACCCCTTCCATGGAGAGGTATTGCCAAACATCCAGTTCGGTCCAATTGGAAATGGGAAAAATCCGGAAATGCTCCCCGATATTTTTCTTCCCGTTGAAAAGATTCCACAACTCCGGGCGCTGGTTTTTGGGATCCCACTGGCCAAATTCATCACGGTGAGAGAAAAAACGCTCTTTGGCGCGGGCTTTTTCTTCATCGCGACGAGCGCCACCAATAGCGGCATCGTATTTGCCTTTTTCCATCGACTCCAGCAGTACGGCAGTTTGTAGGAAGTTACGACTGGCATTCAGCCCCTTTTCCTCCACAACTCGCCCCTGGTCAATGGCTTCCTGAACGGAGCCAACAATCAGGCGGGCACCGGTTCTTTCTACCAACTCGTCACGGTAATCCAGGGTTTCTTGAAAATTGTGTCCAGTATCAATGTGTAGCAGTGGAAAAGGGATACGTGCAGGGTAAAAGGCTTTCATGGCCAAATAAGTAACCAGGATCGAATCCTTACCTCCTGAAAACAACAGTACTGGATTTTCAAACTGAGCCGCCACTTCACGAAGCACAAACATCGATTCGGCTTCCAGTTCTTTGAGGTGGTTCAGGTTGTAGTTAAAGTCCATATGATTGAACAATTAAGTGGAAAGTTGAAAGGTTCAGGGGTTCGAGGGTTCGAAGGTTCGACGTTAGTTGCCTAAACCTTCGAACCCTCGAACTTTCGAACCCTATATTTTCAACCCAATGATATTAATGGCCGCAAATGCTCCATGATCCGCATCGCCGATGCTTCGATGGTCATTTGATCTGTACGAATTTCGATATTGGGGTTTTCGGGGGCTTCATAGGGGTCATCAATACCCGTAAATCCTTTGATGAGTCCAGCGCGGGCTTTTTGGTAAAGGCCTTTCACATCGCGGGCTTCACAGACTTCAATGGGGGCGTTGATGTAGATTTCAATAAAATCTTCGGCTCCAACGATACTGCGGGCAAGATCGCGCATTTCCCTGCTGGGACTGATAAAAGAGTTGATACAAATGATGCCGCTGTGGAGGTATAATTTGGAAATTTCGGCGATGCGACGAATGTTTTCCAGGCGGTCTTCAGGGCTAAAACTCAGGTTGCTGTTGATGCCAAAACGGATGTTGTCGCCATCCAGCACCTGGGGCAAATAGCCTTCGGTAAACAACAAACGTTCGAGGTATTTTGCTACCGTACTTTTGCCAGACCCCGACAATCCCGTTAACCACAAGACCTTGCTGCGCTGCTGCAAACGCTCTTCTCGTTCCTCTCGCTGGAGGAGTTGATCGAAGATTGGATGAATATGCTCTGCCAAGGATTACTGTTTTTCTATTCGTTTGGGTAAATAATTCCGCGAAGATAATACACTCTAAATTATATTTTCACAACTTTTTCCGATAACATATTGACATTCATTCATTTATTCCAATATCCACAAAAGTTAAGTTGTGGATATTGTGGCAGTTATACTTGCTAGCAAATATGGAAGCCTCAAAAAAAAGATGAATTTTTCTTTAAATTAGATTGGATAGATAGACAAAGATGGGGTAAGTGCGTCAAGCACCAGCGAGGTTACGACAAATGCATCGCGAGTAGTATGCAGTCCTTTATCCGCAATAATTACTGAAAATAAAAACAAGTTACTTTCGTTTGCAAAATACAACCCTTAAAAAGAGAATCTCATGAAAAGAACCTTCGACTTCCTAAAACTGGTTTGGACTTGGGCTGTGTTTTTGTCTTACACAAATGTGCAAAGTCAAAACCATGTTCCGGCTGAAATCCTGATCCAATTGCACCCTGGTCAGGATGCCAGCATGTGGCAACAAAACGATGTTGAAAAGCGCCAACGCGCGCAATCGACCTACCCTTGTATCCGCAGCATCACGCCCGTGGCAGCGTCCTTGAACATTTGGAAGGTCCAAATTGATACCACTTGCACTTCCGAGTCCCGGCTGTTGCAACAATTGAAACAGGATCCCGCCATCGCCATCGCCCAATTCAACCACTACGTAGAACTGCGGAGTACGACACCCAATGATCCGCTTTTTACCCAGCAGTGGCAATGGTACAATCGGGGTCAGAACCAGGGCATTCCTGGGCTGGATATCGGATTGCGTCAAGCCTGGGACATCAGTACCGGAGGAACAACGGCACAGGGCGATAGCATCGTAGTTGCCATCATCGACACGGGTATCGACACCATACACGAAGACTTGCGCCCCAACCGTTGGTAC includes these proteins:
- a CDS encoding 2,3,4,5-tetrahydropyridine-2,6-dicarboxylate N-succinyltransferase; the encoded protein is MSTLQQTIEQAWEDRSLLAQPAVKDAVFQVIELLDKGELRVAEPTADGNWKVNDWVKKGVVMYFPLRQMETIEVGPFEFHDKIPLKKSYAALGVRVVPHAIARYGSFLEKGVILMPSYVNIGAWVGSGTMVDTWATVGSCAQIGRNVHLSGGVGIGGVLEPLQAAPTIIEDDCFIGSRCIVVEGVRIEKECVLGANVVLTNSTHIIDVSGPEPITYRGRVPARSVVIPGSYTKEFPAGTYQVPCALIIGQRKESTDKKVSLNDALRDYSVAV
- the pth gene encoding aminoacyl-tRNA hydrolase; amino-acid sequence: MKYLIAGLGNIGAEYENTRHNVGFLVVDQLAKDAEATWESEHWGSIAKIKHKSRIFVLLKPSTYMNRSGKSVNYWLQKEKIPVENLLVILDDLNLEFGKQRLRGKGSDGGHNGLKDIDQVIGNNYARLRIGIGDDFRKGQQVDYVLGEWSKEENEQLPDIIKYAADTAKSFGAVGLAHTMNAFNKK
- a CDS encoding cyclic nucleotide-binding/CBS domain-containing protein; translated protein: MKTIKQLMSSPVVMATVETTVGKLRELMSKYDVGAVPITDEGADAEIMGIVTDTDLRNVKDSTLPVMSVMSTKLCYVNNDDSTATAANLMLKNGIHHLLVKDQEKIVGILSSVDLLELVASKPFSFQPHLFFV
- a CDS encoding NAD(P)/FAD-dependent oxidoreductase — translated: MEKKIIIVGAGVAGLVAARHCEEAGFHPTIIDAEERVGGRVKTDQLEGFLLDRGFQVLLTEYQEVQRYLDIPALNLQRFQPGAVIFSAGRSFQFKDPLRDPRQLWSALVSPIGSLVDKFRVWRLAQKLKNTSPEKIFAQNSASTLIFLQKFGFSSRIIEQFFRPFFAGIFLENELSTPASMFRFVFKMFGQGYAAIPAKGMEEVCKQLKAALTKTTFRFNTRVSQILEDHLLTSSGERLDFDTIIVATASEALIPGLQGQKQAYHGTYNLYFSANFSPLQAPLIALVADADNPINSFCVPSDVSADYAPAGQTLVSVTLKANTMASPATVAAALVTLVKRPDLELTHLASYHIPQALPIVEALRYDIPSTQYALTDRIILAGDQLLNPSLDAAMRSGRSAANLLIW
- the cysN gene encoding sulfate adenylyltransferase subunit CysN, giving the protein MDYKHSELLRFTTAGNVDDGKSTLIGRLLYDSKSIFEDQLEAVQKASERRGEEGVNLALLTDGLKAEREQGITIDVAYRYFSTPKRKFIIADTPGHTQYTRNMVTGASTANVALILVDARTGIVEQTRRHAFIASLLQIPHLVICINKMDLVDFSEEVYTTIKEEFEKFSYKLDVKDVSFIPISALKGDNIVTRSENTPWYGGGTLLYTLENVHIGSDHNFIDARFPVQFVIRPNNDEFHDYRGYAGRVAGGILKKGDEVTLLPSGFTTKIAKIDSHGGELAEAFPPMSVTVLLEDDYDLSRGDMIVRTHNQPNVSQDLEVMICWFNERPLQLNGKYAILHTTQEARCIVKDIRYRLDINTLHRDVDDTTIRMNDIARVVLRTTKPLFFDSYRRNRITGSIILVDEHTNETVAAGMII
- the cysD gene encoding sulfate adenylyltransferase subunit CysD, producing the protein MDFNYNLNHLKELEAESMFVLREVAAQFENPVLLFSGGKDSILVTYLAMKAFYPARIPFPLLHIDTGHNFQETLDYRDELVERTGARLIVGSVQEAIDQGRVVEEKGLNASRNFLQTAVLLESMEKGKYDAAIGGARRDEEKARAKERFFSHRDEFGQWDPKNQRPELWNLFNGKKNIGEHFRIFPISNWTELDVWQYLSMEGVNLPSLYFAHQREVFERDGMLLAASEVIQRRPTEIPFETTVRFRTIGDITCTGAVKSTAGTIDDVIDEIAASRVTERGTRADDKRSETAMEDRKKQGYF
- the cysC gene encoding adenylyl-sulfate kinase, which produces MAEHIHPIFDQLLQREEREERLQQRSKVLWLTGLSGSGKSTVAKYLERLLFTEGYLPQVLDGDNIRFGINSNLSFSPEDRLENIRRIAEISKLYLHSGIICINSFISPSREMRDLARSIVGAEDFIEIYINAPIEVCEARDVKGLYQKARAGLIKGFTGIDDPYEAPENPNIEIRTDQMTIEASAMRIMEHLRPLISLG